A genomic segment from Sparus aurata chromosome 10, fSpaAur1.1, whole genome shotgun sequence encodes:
- the LOC115589832 gene encoding uncharacterized protein LOC115589832, with protein MKLDVVVVLSCVSVCLTGQSDPKQDEENHHIICPKSRVEATVGEDVTLDCYLHPQRDVTTEQFEWKFNKKERALVYRSKGFSATDQAKKFKNRASLGSNGSRTEGKIPLIIKNITKADEGTYSCSVGKRRRSCEIRLIIELPKKSVDKEEVVQFPSMTPKSTDPPKDNMLTIILAVGIPTTLIATASAAILWHYCGKTNTTPEQNDPAPEEWPLNRGGKPSGSQTSPSPEQSGTLERRRGNRSSNENKSGTIEVKNM; from the exons gcCAATCGGATCCTAAACAGGATGAAG AAAACCACCATATAATTTGCCCAAAGAGCCGGGTTGAAGCTACAGTAGGCGAGGATGTCACTTTGGACTGCTACCTCCATCCTCAACGAGATGTGACTACAGAACAATTTGAATGGAAGTTTAACAAGAAAGAACGTGCCCTCGTCTACAGAAGTAAAGGTTTTTCTGCAACCGATCAggcaaaaaaattcaaaaacagaGCGTCTCTTGGGAGCAATGGGAGTCGAACAGAGGGGAAAATTCCACTGATAATCAAAAACATTACGAAGGCTGATGAGGGAACGTACAGCTGTTCGGTTGGAAAAAGGCGAAGATCCTGCGAGATTCGACTCATTATTG AGCTGCCAAAGAAATCTG TTGATAAAGAAGAAGTGGTTCAATTCCCCAGCATGACACCCAAAT CGACAGATCCACCAAAGGACAACA TGCTCACCATAATTCTTGCTGTTGGTATTCCTACTACGCTCATAGCAACTGCCAGTGCCGCCATTTTGTGGCATTATTGTGGAAAGACCA ACACTACACCAGAGCAAAATGATCCTG CCCCTGAGGAGTGGCCGCTGAACAGGGGAGGAAAGCCAAGCGGCAGTCAGACGTCCCCATCACCAGAGCAGTCAG GTACACTAGAAAGGAGAAGAGGCAACAGGTCATCGAATGAGAACAAGTCTGGGACAATCGAAGTGAAGAACATGTGA